The following nucleotide sequence is from Acinonyx jubatus isolate Ajub_Pintada_27869175 chromosome E3, VMU_Ajub_asm_v1.0, whole genome shotgun sequence.
AGGACTAATTTGGGAAGGGGTTGTGGGGAGGAGGAACAGGCTTTGGCTCTAAGCTGATGTGCCCATGCCCAGGTGGCCATAGCTGGAGAGGGTCAGAGCTGGGCCAGGGTGTGGCAGAAAGCAGGGTATTGTGGCATTTATCCTCAGGCTGCTAGACTCCAATGGTCTGTGATTCATCATCAGCAGATGAAGTTGCTTAAAgactcagagaaaataaaataggggctcAGGGCATTTGATCAGGTACATTTCTCTGCTGGGGCAGCTCATGTGTCCCTAGCACCCACCAGGGAGGCTGCTTGGGTCACCACCTGGGGCAGTTTCCCACTGTGATCAGTGAATAACACTTTGGACTAGAGTCTGGACCACTGTGGGTATGGACTTGGAGTCAACCATGACTGCATCTGGGCCTCTGCTAGCTGTAGCTCCTTGAGTaagggtattctttaacctctctgagcccctctttttcttcatttaaaaatggaccTAAGATGGCACTTAAATGTCATTGAAGGGATTAAATAGGGTAACACACGAATAGTAGCTGACCCAGACTAATACTTAGTGAGTGGTAACTGCCGTTACATCATGGTCATAGACAAACTATTGAGGcaacatcttgatcttggggtttacTCACATATCTTTACAGAAGTAAAGACCTTGCCACACTTAACTGGCGATGGATCTGATTATGATTACTCTTAGCACCAAAGAATCTGAAGATGGAAttaaaagaactgaatttttattttaagaaaatgcagTATGTGATTTTATTCATTCGAGAAACCAATTTGTCCAGGTGTTCAGGGTAGCATTTGCTGTCCATGTAGCTACAAAATAAGATGAATGgcaaagaaatatagaaaatgggGAAGGCTACTACATTGCTAGTGGAAACATAAAATGCTACAACCATTTTGTTAAGCATGCGCTTCACTTTATGACTGAACAATTCTCCTAATATTTAGCCAAGAGAAGTTGGTGCGTGTGTCCACAGAAAGTCTTATACAGGAATGTTCATCACAGCTTTACCCATAAGAGccctaaactggaaacaactcaactGTCCATCAGCAGGAGAATGGGTTAAATCAATTATAGTAGATCCAGCCACTTACATGAGTTTTAAGATGAGGCAAAACTAATCTTTGTTGATAGAATTCTGGGATTGAatgagaagaggcagagggaaactTTGAGGAgattgaaatgttctgtatcttggtcTAGGTTGTGGTTATAATAAAACTATACAATTAAGGtttgtacacttgaaaaaaaaaagatttgtacatTTGTTGCATATTAATTAGACctcaatttaaatatatatgtcttAAGGAGCCTAGAATATGTATGTTTCCATTATTCCTATATATACCCAAAAATAACAAtacctaataaaataaatatacctaatgataattataaatgtaataatgATGATACTGATAATAACAGCTATTAATGCTTACTGAGGACTTACCTTGTGCCAGGTATTTTCTAAGcactttttaatcatttaatcccTTTATACCATTACaaggtagtttttaaattttccctcattttacagatgggaaaatcaaggcacagagaggttaagttcacctctccaaggtcacacagctagtagtcTGGTTCCAGACTCTGTGCTCTAACCACTATGTGACACTGCCCAGATCCATTAGCTCCTTCTCACCaaccctctttccttcctgctcaGAGATGTGCTGAATTTCCTGCGCTCAGGGGACCTGCCACCCCGGGAGCGTGTACGGGCTGTGTACAAAGAGGCTCAGTACTATGCCATCGGGCCCCTCCTGGAGCAGCTAGAGAACATGCAGCCTCTGAAGGGGGAGAAAGTGCGCCAGGCGTTTCTGGGACTCATGCCTTATTACAAAGGTGAGGTGTCAATTGCCCAGGGTGGTTGAGGTGTGGGAAAGGAGGGTTGCAAGGCATCTGTGTGTGCATAGGTCGTCACCAAAGAGGTGGGTCTAAGATGTATCCGTATTACTCAGGATCAGAGAGATTTCTGCTTCCCCTTCTGCTCTCCCCTCCCAGTCAAACTGGGAAGATTCAAGTTCAATAGGGCCCACTTTTCCTGTGACATCATCAGATCACATTTCAAAAGGATGATCCTCATTCTatccttttggtttcttttgcctTGGAGACCCATGATCCCTGTTTAAGTTTGTGCCTTTCACGGGCCCAGAGTCCCTTCCCCAGgatctgcctcttccctgttggATCATGCCTTCACCGGGGCTCTCTCTTTGTGCCCTGACGCTGCCTTGCCCACTGCCCCCCGACATCCTGACCCCTGTCCCAGTGATGGGTGCTGTGTTCACCCCCCTAGACCACTTGGAGCGGATTGTGGAGATTGCCCGGCTGCGTGCAGTACAGCGGAAGGCCCGTTTTGCCAAGCTCAAGGTCTGTGTCTTCAAGGAGGAGATGCCCATCACCCCCTATGAGTGTCCGCTTCTCAACTCCCTGCGCTTCGAGCGGAGTGAGAGTGATGGGCAGCTCTTTGAGCACCACTGCGAAGTGGATGTATCTTTTGGGCCCTGGGAGGCTGTGGCTGATGTTTATGACCTACTGCACTGCCTGGTCACAGACCTCTCAGCCCAGGGCCTCACTGTGGACCATCAGTGCATCGGGGTGTGTGACAAGCACCTCATCAACCACTACTACTGCAAGCGCCCCATCTATGAGTTCAAGATCACATGGTGGTGAGTAGCCCGGGTAGGGAACAGAGTCCTATCAGGGAGGGTGTCCATTCCCCTTAGTGGCGCTGGGAGTAAGATCCCTGGAAGGGATACTGActgccccagacctgctgaggTGAGGACCAAGTCCTGAGGCACAGCTCCAAGGGGACGGAGGTCTCCCAGCTGTACCTCGGGGTCAGGCTCAGGGCTTGTGGCCCACAGGGACCTGGTGCCTGGATTCACCTGACCTCTCCTCAAGGCACAGCAGTCTCTGCCTGAGGCTTAGGGGTCTGGGTAGCTAGGGCTTGACCAGAAAGTCCAGAGAGGTTTTGTCACTCTTGTTCTTGCAAGAGAGTTTCTGCCCTTTTTAGAGCCACGTTACCAAACTGTTGTAGGCATAATCACTTCCTCAACCCTGTTCACGTATCCCTTCCTTGTGCCTAGTGTATAGGTATGAACACAGAATATGATGGGGGGTTTACCCAGGTAGccaccccacagcccctggcTGAAGAAGAAgcatcttctctccctcttcccccagggATAGTTCCATGCTTTGTTTTAGGATGTGGAAAGACTCTTCCTCCTGGAACATATTCTTCACCACTTTTTGGAGATGTAACCATAGTTGCCAAAGCCATGTACCAGGTTGGCCTTAGAAAAGCACAATGTTTACAGCCCTGCCTTAGGGCCTTGGCTTCTCCTACCTTCCACCAACCTTCCTTGCTTGAAGGGTTATCTTCTCAGGGCTGTAATGCAGATTTCAGAGGTTCCTTTTGAAGATTTCCCTGAATCAAGCAGACAAGTTGCATAGATCTTCTGTTATCTTTGAGATGTAACATCCTTTCTAGAGGCTCAGAATATCTCTTTGGCTGCCATTTCATGTGTTAGCATCCAATTTGTGGTGAACCTCCTTAGATAGAAACCCCTGTGTTTTTAACCCTATTGCTTTATCCTGCTAATGTTCTCCTAGGAGAGTGTCTGTTCTGAGGAGGCAAAGAAAGGGTTGGGTGGGAGGCACAGCTATCCCGGGAGCTGTAGGAAGATAGCAGCACTTCCATCGTGTTTTACTGTCCCcatttcagagacagaaaaagattcACAAGGCTCTGTTCCCACTGCATTTCCTTCTTGCTCCATGTGCAGACTAGGGTGGTCAGTCGGATGTGGACACACATCCCCTAAAGGAAGAGCCATGCAGCACCAGTAATCGGAACGTAACATTTCTGTGCTGCATTACAGACTTCTCCATGTGATCGTGATTGTGCTTGATTGTTCCTGGGTGTTTTGTAGAGagattttttgtatataaaaaactAGTGAGGACAGCCTCATTGGTCTCAGTCCTGTGAGACCAGTGGTTGGTGATGTAGGGAAGGGGTAGCTAAAGATGTCTGTATCCTTCTAAGGAAGAGAAGGCCAAGCCTTAGGACCTTGGCAGAACTCCTTCATAGGGCAGTGACTTCCTGGCCCTCTGTGGCAACAGGGATTCCAGGGCATGGTTTTGCACTCTTACGTTGTGTTCTTATATGGTGGAACAGAGGTATAGAATGAGatctaagaggaaagtatacagtCAGTTGTTCAGGTTCCAAGGTATGCATCCCTTCTATTGTTCTCATCCACAGATGAATCATCACTTTTCTGGAGTTGATTTCCCTGCTTGAAACTTAGTCCAACAGCATGCCTCTTGTCTTGTTCTAACAGAAGTCTTTCATTTAAGTTGCTCCAGTTGGTGTTACTGCCTAATACAGATTCATTTTTAGACAGACACTGAGGCAAGCTATTCAGGAGAAAGGCAGTATGAGTAGAAAGCAGACAATTAATCCTAGTGCTTTCAGGAATCTGGCCTtggccctgtctctctcccaagtATCACAGTACTTGGTTATTTAGAGTCCATGCACGTAGGATGGAGTGATTGGTTTGCTCAAAAACAATCCCTGAAGACAAGCTTGGAGCTGCAGAGATGCTGCACAAGGACACTGTCCTTGTGCCTCTTGCTAGAGACACCCCTTTGGATCCGCTCTGCCCCTGTGTTGTTCTCACAGTGGTGTGTTCTGTGCCATTGTGGGGGAGACAAGGCGCTGGGCCAGTAGACCAGGCAGCGCAGGGATACTGGCAGCCAGCTTAGAGCTCTTTCCAAACGAAGTAAAAGAATTCAGTGGCCCAATTTGGCCATTCTCTGATGAGAAGCCAAGGCCAGGCTGAAAAGTGCTTTtggatgtggtggtggtggtaatggcCTCCAAATAAAGGTCATATCTGAGGAAGAGACTTCTCCAAGTTGTATCCTTTCTCAACTCTAACTGGTCAACTCTAAAGCATAAGAACGGTTGGGTTAGGAAGGAGGGCCCCAAAGGATGAACACTTCTTCCCAATCAAAAGGGAGTATATTTTCATAGCATTCTTGTGCATCGTGTTGATGGGTCAAACCAAAGTGCCTGCCTTTGGAGCTTCCATTGTGTTTGTGGGCACCTTTTCTCCCAGGTGTCATGCTCACTGGTTGGGAAGGTGAAAGTTTTAGGATACAGGATCGTGTGGTGCAATAGCAGCCATAACAAAATTcaataacaatgaaaaagttAATTAATGGCACAAAAAAGATtgaagcaaaaccacaatgaaacacaTCACACCATCCCAGAAGGGGGAATTCTTTGGGTAGCACTCTAAATAGAAGAAATATAGGACTCATCACCACCCTTATTCTACCTTCGGTTAATTCACAAGGCTGTCCAGTGCTTATCACGTGGCAAGGAGTCAACTGTGCTCTGAAAgtttctattctttcttcctgGGGCTGAGGATATTCTGGGAGCTGTCTGAACCTTGTGCCTCAGGCTGGTCAGGTGACCTTATCTTCCTGTTCTGGGTTGCTTGTTGGAAGACTAGGAAGAATGACATTTCCAAACCACAAAGTGGGGTGAGCCTCAGTGTGCAGTCTTGGCCTCAGCTGGATTTTGAAGAGGTTAAGacaaatgacaacaacaacaaaaaaccaaaaactactCACACTGATCCCAGTTAGAATTTCAAATATCCTTCTGCATACCTTCTGTCCATATTTGATTCTAAGTGATTAAGCTTTCTTGGGCACCATTTTGCTGCGACTCTTTCATGAAAGTAGTGGCTGCCTTGTGATCCTTAAAAGAGGGAGGCTCTATTCATCAGAAGCCAGAGTGTGAGAGACTGGGGTGGGAGAGGCACTTTTTGGAATTCTGGAAGAatcatacatgtatacatatgttaaTTGGGAGaagggtgggtgggcaggggttGAGGAGGAGGGAACAAAGACTGGGTATAGGAACAGGTTGCCTCTGGAGTATGGGAGGTCACCTGGGTCCATTGTCTTCCTTCTGTACGGTGTTGGGTGTTGGGTTCGTGTACATGGTATAACATTTCCTATGTTCGTTCACTCCCTGTCTGTGAGCGCTTTGGTGCATGGAGCCTCAGTACCCTCATGTGGCATTAAAGTAAAGAATTAGAACCTGGGTGCTGTGCCTTTCTTTTTTAGAGACTTACTCtcatccctcctctgccccccactgtGCGAGCAAATCACAGACTATGTCTCGATTTCTGCttaaaatgtgttatatttttaaatacttagctAAATAAAAGAGGCTCTTTCCTGAGACCAGCCCCTGAACTTCTGCCCTGACTTGAAGTTAGAGGGAGATGGGCACCATGAAGGCCCTTCTGCAGTAACTGTAGCCTTGTCTCTGTTCCAGGTAGGAGTGTGCCCACCCAGCCTAGGCTTTGCCCTCTTGTGTTGAGAGGTCTTCAGGGGAAGAAGATACCACAGTTGCACGGTCACTCTGTGGCTAACAGCCATGTCAGGTGGTTCTGAAAGAAATCCCTCCTATCATGTCACCACTTCTTTCAAGGGCGAGATAAATGGCTCTAAGCTTATGTAAGCCTTAGTGGTTAAGACCCTTACTTGAGGAAAATGGGTATAAGTTGCCCTTCCTCTGAAAGCAGAGTTTGACACCTTCCTGGCTAATGAGTGTCCTCATCAGGATGCCCCATGGAGTCACTTAATGGAATCACTTTCATGGAAAGGTGAATTCTGACATGCTGGGTAGCTATGCCACCCTCCAACTGCTTCCTTAAATCTCTGATTATTCTGACTTTTAAACAAAAGCACTGCTGCATTACCTGTGCCAAATGTATTCCCTGACCTAATTACTGTGCACACAATCACATAGTAATGATACACTAATAATACTTAATAAGTTGGAAACTGAAGCTCATGGAGACATAATTGCCTCAAGGGCAGATAGCTAGTAAATGGCCAagtcaggattcgaacccagggcCCTTTTCGGAAATCCTCACAGGTGTTCAACAGAGCCCTCCCTTCTTGTCAGTGGGACACTGACAACAGAGCTCAGTGTCCCACCTCTGAGACTCAGGGCTTCACCCTGCTTCAGTCTGTGCAGATTTTAAAAGCAGATACTCTAGAAGTCATATTAGAAAACTTCCTTGGATGCGTAGGTCTTAAGTAGTCCCTGAGTATTAAGGAGCTAGCTGGGGTCCCCAGTGTGCCGCCCTTCTTAGTAAGGGGCACATGTTTGCTAGATGGAGAAGGACCCTGCTCATGGGCAATGAGTGGAGGTCAGTAGTGGCTCTCTGGCTGGATCCTGGGTATGGCAGGATGATCCGGGACAGCTTGAGTTAATCAGACTCTTGCAGCCCCCTGGCCTAACCACACAGATGCAGCCTGATCATGTGGGGAGTGTGCCTGAGGCCGCGGCCCTCCTTCAGGGACCCCTGACATCAAGAGAATAATTGAATGTGAGGCTCTTTAGTGTGGCTCAGGGGATGCTGTGTGCCTGGCTTGGGACTTACGACCCTTAGATCTGGGTCTCAATCCTGCCTATTTGTTCCTTTGTCATCATTTTGAAGATGATCTCTTAGCTAGCTTTGATTACctttcattttgatttgcttAACTTCTAGCATGTTGCTCAAGCTTGTGTTCACTTACCTTTAACTTCCTGTCCTTTGACTccttaccattttgtttttcctttcatgtaCTTTATActgttctctattttttaaacataattttaaactttatttctaacataactttaaaataaagtgccTATATGAATAGGATGCCAATGAGCATCTTGTTCTGAGCAAGAGTAATTATgtgccttttttcccttctccagtCATTTCTACAGTGATCTTACTAGCTGTGAACATTAGGCATCTCACTTCTCCCTTAGATGAATATCTTCTTCTAAAGTCTAAATATAAGGAAAAACTGATAGTGTTATTACAAAAGTCGTAGATCTGATGTCCAAGCTTTTACCTCCCCCTCCACAAAGCTCCCTTCCCAGCATATACACACAGTAACAGTCAGTTGAGTCTTAGAAATGAGGCAGCCCCATTCCCGATTGCTAAGGACTTCTTCCGTCACACACTTGTTCTTCCTGAGCGTTGACATAATCTGAAGATCCTGGGATTCTACCACCTCCAACCGCCTGGAACCAAGTGGAAACAGAACTGTTGTGcaccaggaaaaaaatccaacacaACTGTAGGAAGGCTGAGTTGAACCATCTTGAACCATCCAGAAATACTTCATAAAAGGGGCCTATAATCAGATTGTGATGCACCTTTCTCACCCTTCTGTGATCTCAGTAGCAAACTGAATCACCCTTCCACACACCATGACTTTTAGAAGATTCTCTTAATGTATTATAGaccctgttgttttttttttccctatattaaGTGACCTTGGCAGATGGCCTAGCTCCAGTAGATCTTTGGAATAGATGTATACATACTTATctcctttattaataaaattaagaaatagaacCCCAAAAGCACCACAAAACTTGGAGCTTGACCTCcgttaaaagaaatttataagtTAAGAATTTAGTtgaaatctttattcttttgttatttttgtaaaggGATTGGATGGTATCCTGAGTAGGTTTAAGTCCCTAGAATGTTATCATGAGTAGGTTTAAATCCCTATAAATGCCTTTTTTAGTGTGTTTTTCAACATTACATCCTTATCTTCAGCTCTGCCTCCGCTTACTCTGCCCCAGGGACCCATCTTTGTGTGTACGTGTCATGGGTGCCTACTGTCCCTACTCTTACAATGTCATCTccatctctccaccccctccaccatcaccacccctcccccagctcacgaTGTCCTGTCTTTGGCATTTTAAAGCTGGTTGCCTACTTCTGGCCCTGCCTCATCCAGCATTTGGTAGCCAGCCCTGGCAGTGATGCTTTGTCCAGCACTGCCCCCAAACTTCttctcagtcagttaggtgctCTTTGCACTGAGGTCCCTGACTTTCCAGTTCAGCTTTTTCACCTGGTTGGTAGGATTGAAAGCCTTTTTTCAGCCCTTGTCTTGAAGCTCTGTATCTATTTCCACAGGGGCAGCAGAGTGTACTTGCAGGACCCCACTGAACAGATAAGTTAATTTCACCCTCCTCTACCCTTGGAAGGGATAAGCAAAATACTCTTCCTGGAAACTATGTTCACCAAGAACTTCCTAACAAAGATACGGACTTCCCTGGTGAGCTGACCACATCCCTATTGGCCGAAATAAGGAGGCATTATTCACTTGGTGCTCCCAAAAGTCAAGGCAGAATGTATCTGCCCCCAGACATATTCAGACAATGTTCCACCCAGATGCTTAATTTTATACTTCCAAATGCAGCTCTATTTGGAAATTTCCGTTGgttcagagaggcagaggaatCCTCTCTGAGGATTGAGGAGAGGACATTGAGGAATCCACTCTGTAGTCACCTGCAGGAATGTCTACATAGGCTGGACCACTTAGCCTAGAGGATTCCACTTACATAGGCTGGACCTTTAGCCTAGAGGATCCCACTGAGATGGGGTTTATTGTCTGATTTTGAACCCTGTCAGTGCTGTTCCCTGCTGGGATGGCAATCCTGACTGCTTTATAGCAGCAGCACCCCCTGGGACAACCTAGATTTGTGGATTGAGATCCAGAGGCAGAATTTCCAGATAGCCCAACCAAAGGATCCTCATGATAATGTATAAGAAAGTAAAGTTTTTTAGGTGGAAGGCTCTCCAGATACTCAACTTTGCCCCAGGATTTCTGGGATTTATAGGCAGTAACCATTCATTCATGATCCTCAACTTCCTCACTTGATCATCCTGTCATTTTAGGAAGGAGCTTCACCTGATCCTCACTAAGGACCCAGAATTCCAATAGCTAAAAACCCTTTTCTCCTATCCTGGTCTTATACCACCAAGACACACTTCAGTGCCTTGGTAGGGGTCAGAAGGAGGCACAAGCATGGGGAGCCTCTGTCCCTTGTTTCTATATCTCCATGATGCTGGTATTGGCAGGCCAACAACCTTTGTAGGTGTAAGAGTTGAAATATAACCAACAGATTCAAGGTCTAGTGATGGCATGTGAAAGAACCCCTTAAGGGATGTCGGTCTGCAGGAGCCTGGAGTAGTCAAGGTGAAACTGGGAGCTTTGTCCACACAGAGAGGGCAGGCCATGTTTTTCAAACATCTTGACTTCAGAAGGTGCTCCATTTGCAAGACCACAAGAAAGAGGCCAGCAGAGCAATTCCAGCTCTGGTTGCAGCTGACTGAGAAGCCATTGCAAGCTGCAGGTAGGTACCCACATGCAGCAGAAGCCAGCCAAAACCCAGTGCCTGCCAAAGTGGACACAAAAAGGGACTGCCTCCCCTTACAATGGCTGACTAGGGTGACAGGAGAGGAAACTGAACACAGGTGCTTCTGCTCCATCCTGTTGCTATCCCTTGTGCCTTTATATCCCACccactgaaaatggaaaataacatagAGAATTCTTGGCACCTTATATTTGACACATCAGTCTAGGCTGTCTCCTCCTTGCATGATCTTGCCTGAAGTGCAATGAGTCATTTGTAttagccaagagaaaaaaaacatgcagTTATCTGAACAACTTATATCTTTAATATAAATAACTATTAATTATAATAGGATTGGAGTAACGAGGGATTGGCAGTAGCGAACTATAAAGAATACAGGAATAGCACACGTAGGAGCAGCCACTACCCCCAGAGCTGACATAGAGAACACTCCTCCCAGAGCTGATATCCAGACCTTTTTGGAGAGGGGATAGCCATGGCTCACTGAATGGTAGAGAAGTCACTGGGGTGCTATGCTGTTGGAACTTGCTGGAAATCACCCTCTAGGGTGCTGGCAAAATCTGTTCAGAGAGGTGTTCTGCCAGAAACACTCCACTAAAAAACCACCCAAGGCGAGTGCTGGGGAAAGCTGCTGGCCTTTTTGTGCCATTGACTACCATGCACTGCAGGAGCTGGGTGCTGGAGAGGCGGGGCTGGGAGCAATCACACCAGAACCGGAAAGGAAATGTCTTTCTTCTTGGCAATATCTCACCAATGTCCTCTACTAACAAAGTTTAATATCACATTAGttggcaaaggaaaaaatattcaaaggtcCCAACCCAATTTTTGCAGAAGCAATGAAGGATGAATATGGAGCTAAGAGGCAGTCAGTAACTGGCCTATCTATATacactgatgactcccaaatttaaaCTCACTCAGGCCTCTTTCCTCAGCCTCGAATTATATATCCAATAACCTGCTGAATTATATACCCAATAACCTGCTAAATATTGCTACTTCAATACCTATTAGCCATCTCAAGCTTAATATAGTCAAGTGGAATTCTTtacttcctcttcccaccccaaaCATCTTCTTCATTCCACCTTCTCTATCTCAGGAAATGGTACCACCATCCACTCAGTCAACAAAAACCTGagaaccatctttttttttttttaatgtttatttttgagacagtgtgagtgggggaggggcagagagagagagagacacagaatctaaagcaggctccaggcttgagctgtcagcagagagtccaatgcaggacttgaattcacaaaccacgagatcatgacctgagccaaagttggaggcttaaccgactgagccaccctggcaccccaacgTAAGAGTCATCTTGAACTCCCCTCCTTACCTCACCTTGTACTGCAATCCATTGCCAAGTCTTGAATTCATCTTCAAGATTATCTTGAAAACATGACAAATTCACTTGTCTGAATCACCATCATCTCTCATCATGCATTACTACAAAGACTTCTTGGCTTAATTTGACCCCTGATTATACCTCCTCCAACCTATTTTCCAAGATAGTCTTGGAAGGGTTAATTAGACCTGCAACATGCCTACTTAAAACCCTTTGCTTTTAGAATGGTCTTTCCATGTTTGATCTGGTTCCTGTGTACCCCCAG
It contains:
- the KCTD7 gene encoding BTB/POZ domain-containing protein KCTD7, whose product is MVVVTGREPDSRRPDGAMSSSDAEDDFLEPATPTATQAGHALPLLPQEFPEVVPLNIGGAHFTTRLSTLRRYEDTMLAAMFSGRHYIPTDSEGRYFIDRDGTHFGDVLNFLRSGDLPPRERVRAVYKEAQYYAIGPLLEQLENMQPLKGEKVRQAFLGLMPYYKDHLERIVEIARLRAVQRKARFAKLKVCVFKEEMPITPYECPLLNSLRFERSESDGQLFEHHCEVDVSFGPWEAVADVYDLLHCLVTDLSAQGLTVDHQCIGVCDKHLINHYYCKRPIYEFKITWW